The Astatotilapia calliptera chromosome 19, fAstCal1.2, whole genome shotgun sequence DNA segment TCTGTTCCAGCCCAGTAGGTGGCGATAATGCAATTAGGAActcaaagaagaagaggaagaagaagtggCGTCTCGTatgttttgaatttgctgtAATTCGGAACTGGGTCGGTGTTTCACGGCTTCTGGATAAAATTCAGGTAAATTAAATGATAGCGAGTTTTTGCGCAGTAAAGTAGCAGTAATACTAAGCTAGGTGCGCTATGTATTATTTATGTTGGCATAGCTTCAGTCACCTGTGATTACAAATCACCTTTAAGCATTAAAAgactgccttttttttctttttttttttaagatccgTTATGGCCGATGAAGACCTAATTTCAGTGGATTATGAGATTTTTGGCAGAGTGCAAGGTGTATTTTTTCGGAAATACACGCAGGTGAGTTTGACATTGTCCCTGTATTCCTATGATTACCATTTTCTTACTATTATGACATCTCTTTTGCCCTCCACGatctcaataataataataataatcccttttgcttttttttttctttcaggcaGAAGGGAAGAAACTTGGCCTTGTTGGCTGggtccaaaacacaccagcaggaACAGTGCAAGGGCAGCTACAAGGCCCACGCAAAAAGGTGAAGGAAATGCAAGAATGGCTGAGATCCACTGGGAGCCCCAAGTCACAAATAACCAAGGCAGAGTTCAAGAATGAGAAAGAAGTTGACAGCCTAGAACATTCATCTTTCAACGTAGTAAAATAACTGTGCCTTTAATATTAACTTATgcagatgttttatttatttagtcttttttgtttttactggttggaatttaacatttaaactgaatGGGAGGAAGAGGTGTACTGCATTCGTTTGATCTCCTAAATGTTCACGGAATATGTAACAACATTAATAAATGGGAACTTCCTTCATTGGGACTCACATTGTCTGATTTTATTGCAATAACAGCAGTGAAGGAATATTCAACTCAGTCAGCTTTAACATGCCTGGTTGTGAAGGACCTATACTCTGCATTTAAAGTGGTTAGCGGAGGTGGCTACATTgttcaaattttttttattgtttagaaGCCTTTAacaaaattatatttgttcTCATGGTCATGCAAACAGGCACATGTGTGTGCTTGCCTGTTTTCAAAAGAAAGCTGTAATAATAACACCTTTTCAGGGTTCATCAAAAGCTCTTAAAGACTATTTACGCATAAGGTAACATAAACTATTTTGCTAAATTATCAAGATACTGATACAAGCTCAGTTATTCCAAGGACAAACACCCTGATATTGTTGGGTCTTCTGGTTTAAGATAACAGGTAAACGCCACACATGCCAATAAAGTGGGTAGGTCAGCAAATAATTTGACTTCATGTTGGTATGAAAAACACAGGTGTATCTGATGTGTCTGTGCAGACTTACTGGCACACTTGTACACAAACGGGGCATTTAAAGTtattaataaaatgtgtttttccactGTAACTTGATGTATCGAGACATGTTAGGATGATGTTGCAGGCCTGGCCACTCTTGAGTTTGCTTGAGTTTTATCCATATCGAGGTATACAGTGGGCAAGCTAACTGAGGGAGATGTGACTGAAATTGTTTTGTTGACTTCTTAACTGCAGAAAGGAAAACTGACTGGGTGTATAAGCACATTGAACAGCACACTCCGTACAGGAGGTGGCGGTATGCAGTAAAAGCAGGCTAACTTACGAAAGAAGATGTCTGGTAAACATGGCACATTCAAGTCAACGCGGTGATCGAAATTTTCCAGTAAAGCTCCGAATTCCCAGCTACAAAGACGCAAGTGTAAGCAATCGAAAGGGGTGACTATGACAAACTGTAGACATTAATATTAGCATTGTATATAGCTGAAGTCATTAAGTCATACGCATAGAAGTTTCCGAGTCGACGCGAACGCAGCAGTAAATTCAACCACACCAGAAGGTGGCAGTATTATAATATTAGCCAGTTTTAAGCGGTTTTggcctgtgtttttgtttcacgtTGACTGTACACAACAGCTGAGGTATTTGAGGGCATGGTTTTATTATGCTAAATATTTTATCATATTTAATGAAATATGAAAGAGGTTTTACttcaaaatgtcaaaaagtCCCCTTTGGAATTAGCTAGCATTAACTACTTAGCAACGGTTAACTAACTTCTTACTTTGCGGTCGCCGGTACAGGTGATAGACCACAGATACAAAGAGAACTGAATTTAATTCCCATTATGATTAAGTGTTTACCCAAAGAGGTTCAGGGGAAGCTTCGCTCCGGTGTCGCTATCCCCTCGCTTCAGCAGTGTGTGGAGGAGCTGATTTTAAACAGCATCGATGCCGGGGCGACCTGTGTGGGAGTCCGAATGGACATGGAGGCATTTAAAATTCAGGTGATCGATAACGGTGCTGGGATGAGCGCCGAGGACATGGCCTGTGTTGGGAATAGATACCACACAAGTAAATGCACTTCTGTGGCGGACCTGGACAACCTCAGGTGGTATGGTTTCAGAGGGGAAGCCTTGGCGAGTTTAGTTTCTTTAGCCACACTTGTTGAAATCTCCTCCCGGACCAGATCATCTGTAAAAACACACGTTAAAATATTCAAGGAGGGGAAGGGCTTGGAGGTCTTTGAAGCAGAGGCTGCTCGACCCTCAGCGGGCACAATTGTCATCATTTGTAACTTCTTCCACAACATGCCTGTCCGAAGGAAGAGGGTTGATGCCGTCCTGGAGGGTGAGAGGATCAGGCACAGAGTGGAAGCTATTTCCCTGATGCACCCCTCTGTTTCCTTCACCCTGAAGAATGACTGCACAGGAGCCATGATGGTGCAGCTCCCCAAAGCAAGAAACACTTATCACAGGTTTGTTCAGATACATAATCTCGGGCGAGCAGAgaagctgggagaaatcagccACACATACAAACAGTTTGAAGTGATGGGTTACATTGGCAGAGAGGGCCACTACAACAACAGCTTACAGTTCCTGTATGTGAATGAAAGACTGCTGTTGAAAACACGTATTCACAAGCTGCTGAATGTTCTCCTGCGCCGACTGACCAGTTCGAACCAGAAGAATGACAGTCCGGATGGGCAGTCTGTCATCAGAAGTCCAAAGCACAAGCGAAGCCAAGATCTGTATGGAGTGTATATCATCAATATTAAATGCTCTTACTCGGAGTATGACATTTCCCTCGAGCCTGCCAAAACTCTAATAGAGTTCAAAGACTGGGATGGCATTTTGCTCTGTGTTGAAGAAGCAGTGAAAGCTTTCCTGAGGAGGGATAACTTGGTGGCTGTCATTACTCAAGACGACTTGGACTATGCATCTCCAAGAGTGTTTGGAACTGGCAAAACAGAACCAGAAGAGAACGGTGACAAAGGTGGCCAAACAGCTACCACTATTTCTACAATGGACTGTAGCGTTGGCACGAGACTGGCATCTGAATCTGTTCATCGTAATCACACAGGTGACAGTGTTTCTAAAGATGGTGTTTGCCTGGAGGCTAGATCGGATAAAAGTGAACAACCAGGCCAGCAAAAGATAAGTACAAATGAGTTGCAAAATGTACACagtgaaaaatgtttaaacaatgcATGTAGCGATGAGCTGATGTCTGATCTGGCTACAGTGGAACCTTTATCTtataaaattaataaagaaGTGGAGCCCGCATATAGTGAAGCTGTGGAAGGTTCTAATATTTTGCATATTTCAAGAGAGCTACTTTTAAAAGAAGGAGATGACAGCTTCATTCAACAAGCCCAGCCTGCTTTAAGCTACACTGAGAGAATAGTACCTGACTGTCAGGATACAAGCTGCCATGCACAGACTTTAGTAAGTAAGAGAAAGATCAGATTGTCTGATCAATATATTCAAGAGCGTCTGCAGAGTTGGGACCTTTTGCAAAACAATAGGCCAGTATTTCAGGAGGAAAGTTTAACAGtaaaatctgaagaaaaagcTTCTGTTGCGAAACGCAAAATCTCACTAGACACAAGCAGATCTTCTCAGAAACAATACAGAGACTCTTCCTCTGTTGTCCCCTCAAAGATTTCCAAGATAATTTCATGCCATAAATTGTCTGGATCTCTTGACAAGTTTCGACGAACGTGTGTTAAATCTGGTGAACTCGAATCACAGTTACCCAAGGCTCATTTGAAGAACGACACTCCTCAGACAGACCGCGTTGTTTTGAATACATCAATTTTCCAGGAAGTTCAACAAGAAGATGAGATGCAGGACAAAGATGAGGCAAAGAACAGCCTCCAAAGCCCGCCAACTCTCTCTATTTTCACTAAGATAAAACCAGAATCAGCACAGAACCAAGGTAAAAAATCTTTGGCAGCTAAACTCCGTCATTTGAAACAACATGGGACAGATGATTCAGAGGTATCATTGAATTTTTCCAGAAGCATCTCAAAGGATACTATCTGTGTCAGTACTGGAACTGACGGTAACCAAGATAGCAATGAGATTCCCTGTGACCCTGAGTTCAATATGAGGCCAGCCTCAGGTTGCATTTTAAACCCTGAACTTGCTATGAATGAAGAGGCTATCACATCGAGCGACTGGCTCCAGCAGTACGACGCATCTGTCGGAAAGACGGTTTATGTGAACAGAGTGACCGGGCTCAGCAAATATGAGGACCCAGCTATGGAGGAAACTCAAGTGCGCTGCACGTCTGATGTCACCAATATAGCAGTTAGTGTCATTTCTGAAATGGGTAAGTTAGCACACAAAATTGCACATATGCACATTAATACAGATAATTTGTTTACTGTTTTAATGCATGCCGTCATGTCCATGTAGGGATGGAATACAGGTGTTACCCATTTCAGGTGGATCTAGTGTTGCCATTCCTGCCTAAATCCAGACCAGAAAGGGTGATTAGATCAGGGCCTGATTGTAGAGGTACCTCACAGATTTATAAGCGTGTAGGCTGTAAGGTCATGACCTCAGATAATGTACAAAATGCAGTTGATAATTTGCAGCCTTTTATTATCTCGTCTTTACAGGTGATGTTGGTGAAAGCTCAAACTCGCTTTTTTCATTGTACTCAAAATGGAATAATCCCGTGTTTGTCCGCCCTCCAATggtaatgaaaacacatttttactttgTATTAACTCGATTTAGCAATGACTCGAACTGATTGGCTCATAgcaaaacacaaagtcagaTTTCACTtcggtggttttgtttttgatacTACATCATCCCTCCACAGGTCGGTGTGGATATTTCCAGTGGACAAGCTGACGGACTGGCCGTAAAGATCCACAACGTCCTTTTTCCATACCGCTTCTCTAAGTCCATGATTCACTCCATGAAGGCAAATTAATCTCTCAGCTGTTACCACTTTTTATTAGCAGTTTTACAAATTTCAGTAAAACGCTGTCATAAAGCTGTGATGCAATTCTCCTATAGGTTATTCATCAGGTGGATAAAAAGTTTCTTGCGTGCCTTATTAGTACTAAGGATGACGAGCTGGTGGAACACACTGAAACTAAAGGTGAAGTTAGAAACATTAAATCTTTgtcatttattgttttcttgagacatgtttatttatttatttgtacattttcaaTTACAAAACAGGAAACCTGTTGGTGCTGGTAGATCAACATGCTGCACATGAAAGAGTGCGACTTGAAAATTTAATtgcaggtaaaaaaaagaagaagaagtgaacagtagtttagttttgttattgAAACACTGATAATGCTGTTAATAGGTGCTTATTGTAATTCTGCAGTCATAGCTGTTTGTGCTGTCACAGATTCATATGCAGATGACCCAGATGTCCCAGGAGAGAGATGCCTGTGTACTTCAACCATTTTGCCACCTCTTGGGATCAGTCTAACAGAAGAGGAGATAAGGCTGCTTAGGTATGGAAATCTATTGGGTGTATTGGGCAACAAGCAAAGAGGGAAAGCCTGCAAAGACAGAATACATATAGTAAATATCTTCCaacacccctcatttcttcatattttgttaggaaaatgggaaatgggtgCAGTTGTTTATTGAAAATGTTCATGGAAATGGAGTatatgaggcaaaaacagagtttgtaaagTTGTGATAATATTTGGTGACCACTTTTATCCTTAAGAATGGCCTGAAGTCTTTTAAgcaagcttttctttctttaagtagtcttcaggaaggATTTTCCAGACTTATTGAAGGacgttctttggatgttggctgccttttgttctgttctctgtcaagatggtcccacactgcttcagtaatgttgtaGTCCTCTAGGGAGGCCGGTCCATGAATGATAGTGTTCcagcatatattttttttctatccaggcatgtttttactgtattggcagtgtgtttggagtCATTGTCattctgaaaaacaaagtgcCTAGAGATACAATTTAATAAATGGTCAAGTATActactttattgtattttttgcacCACATGCTTAAGCTTTGTAGACTAGCAGTAGTACATAGAGTTTGTGTTCAGATGTTATTTAGTTAGTACTCATAGACTGTTCTTGTATTTTCCTACAGGTCCTGTCAGCCACATCTAAGGAGTTTGGGCCTGGAAGTTCATTTTTCACGGGCAGCAGATCTAAAAGTGTTTGTCGGGAAAGTGCCATTGTGTTTTATGGAAAAAGAGAGTAATGAGCTGAGGCGAGGAAGACCATCTGTTATAAAGCCAATTGCTGAGGTAAAACTGTttactgtttcactgtttttgctAAGTGAGGCTTTTACAAAGCTGTTCTCTGATATGTACCGCTTAATTTTATCTGACAGGAGTATCTTCAAGAGCAGATTGAGGTAAgctagttttttttctgttttcctatGTACTAAAGTTCTGTGATGCACAATGGTATGTACTATTTGCTTTGGAGTAATatatttggtttggtttggtctTTTTTCATTCCCCAGCTACTCCGCTCAACAGGTAGAGTGAGAGGAACTTTGCCTCTCACTGTTCTGAAAGTGCTCGCCTCACTGGCATGCCACGGTAAAGACAATCAGCTTCTCTCAGGCCTTGAATATATTTTTTCTGTGATTCTGAGCCTGAAATCTTTATGCTTGTTATTTTTATACATGCTTGCATTGAACAGGTGCCATCAAATTCAACGACACCCTAAGTAGAGATGAATGCCACAGCTTGGTGGCATCCTTGTCTGCCTGCCAGCTGCCCTTCCAGTGTGCTCATGGCCGTCCATCTATTGTTCCCCTCGTAGACGTCCTTCATTTGGACAAAGACCACACGGTACCAGAACACATTGCACATTTGAACTCTGGACTAAAAGTCAGATTCAAGGAAATGTCCAGTGCAATATTGTGATGATGACTAAGTATTGTTGTCCTTGCAGGAAGTCCAGAAACCCAATCTCCGAAAGTTGAGAAGAATGTATAAA contains these protein-coding regions:
- the acyp1 gene encoding acylphosphatase-1, producing the protein MADEDLISVDYEIFGRVQGVFFRKYTQAEGKKLGLVGWVQNTPAGTVQGQLQGPRKKVKEMQEWLRSTGSPKSQITKAEFKNEKEVDSLEHSSFNVVK
- the mlh3 gene encoding DNA mismatch repair protein Mlh3 isoform X1, coding for MIKCLPKEVQGKLRSGVAIPSLQQCVEELILNSIDAGATCVGVRMDMEAFKIQVIDNGAGMSAEDMACVGNRYHTSKCTSVADLDNLRWYGFRGEALASLVSLATLVEISSRTRSSVKTHVKIFKEGKGLEVFEAEAARPSAGTIVIICNFFHNMPVRRKRVDAVLEGERIRHRVEAISLMHPSVSFTLKNDCTGAMMVQLPKARNTYHRFVQIHNLGRAEKLGEISHTYKQFEVMGYIGREGHYNNSLQFLYVNERLLLKTRIHKLLNVLLRRLTSSNQKNDSPDGQSVIRSPKHKRSQDLYGVYIINIKCSYSEYDISLEPAKTLIEFKDWDGILLCVEEAVKAFLRRDNLVAVITQDDLDYASPRVFGTGKTEPEENGDKGGQTATTISTMDCSVGTRLASESVHRNHTGDSVSKDGVCLEARSDKSEQPGQQKISTNELQNVHSEKCLNNACSDELMSDLATVEPLSYKINKEVEPAYSEAVEGSNILHISRELLLKEGDDSFIQQAQPALSYTERIVPDCQDTSCHAQTLVSKRKIRLSDQYIQERLQSWDLLQNNRPVFQEESLTVKSEEKASVAKRKISLDTSRSSQKQYRDSSSVVPSKISKIISCHKLSGSLDKFRRTCVKSGELESQLPKAHLKNDTPQTDRVVLNTSIFQEVQQEDEMQDKDEAKNSLQSPPTLSIFTKIKPESAQNQGKKSLAAKLRHLKQHGTDDSEVSLNFSRSISKDTICVSTGTDGNQDSNEIPCDPEFNMRPASGCILNPELAMNEEAITSSDWLQQYDASVGKTVYVNRVTGLSKYEDPAMEETQVRCTSDVTNIAVSVISEMGMEYRCYPFQVDLVLPFLPKSRPERVIRSGPDCRGDVGESSNSLFSLYSKWNNPVFVRPPMVGVDISSGQADGLAVKIHNVLFPYRFSKSMIHSMKVIHQVDKKFLACLISTKDDELVEHTETKGNLLVLVDQHAAHERVRLENLIADSYADDPDVPGERCLCTSTILPPLGISLTEEEIRLLRSCQPHLRSLGLEVHFSRAADLKVFVGKVPLCFMEKESNELRRGRPSVIKPIAEEYLQEQIELLRSTGRVRGTLPLTVLKVLASLACHGAIKFNDTLSRDECHSLVASLSACQLPFQCAHGRPSIVPLVDVLHLDKDHTEVQKPNLRKLRRMYKAWKLYGNA
- the mlh3 gene encoding DNA mismatch repair protein Mlh3 isoform X2; the protein is MIKCLPKEVQGKLRSGVAIPSLQQCVEELILNSIDAGATCVGVRMDMEAFKIQVIDNGAGMSAEDMACVGNRYHTSKCTSVADLDNLRWYGFRGEALASLVSLATLVEISSRTRSSVKTHVKIFKEGKGLEVFEAEAARPSAGTIVIICNFFHNMPVRRKRVDAVLEGERIRHRVEAISLMHPSVSFTLKNDCTGAMMVQLPKARNTYHRFVQIHNLGRAEKLGEISHTYKQFEVMGYIGREGHYNNSLQFLYVNERLLLKTRIHKLLNVLLRRLTSSNQKNDSPDGQSVIRSPKHKRSQDLYGVYIINIKCSYSEYDISLEPAKTLIEFKDWDGILLCVEEAVKAFLRRDNLVAVITQDDLDYASPRVFGTGKTEPEENGDKGGQTATTISTMDCSVGTRLASESVHRNHTGDSVSKDGVCLEARSDKSEQPGQQKISTNELQNVHSEKCLNNACSDELMSDLATVEPLSYKINKEVEPAYSEAVEGSNILHISRELLLKEGDDSFIQQAQPALSYTERIVPDCQDTSCHAQTLVSKRKIRLSDQYIQERLQSWDLLQNNRPVFQEESLTVKSEEKASVAKRKISLDTSRSSQKQYRDSSSVVPSKISKIISCHKLSGSLDKFRRTCVKSGELESQLPKAHLKNDTPQTDRVVLNTSIFQEVQQEDEMQDKDEAKNSLQSPPTLSIFTKIKPESAQNQGKKSLAAKLRHLKQHGTDDSEVSLNFSRSISKDTICVSTGTDGNQDSNEIPCDPEFNMRPASGCILNPELAMNEEAITSSDWLQQYDASVGKTVYVNRVTGLSKYEDPAMEETQVRCTSDVTNIAVSVISEMGDVGESSNSLFSLYSKWNNPVFVRPPMVGVDISSGQADGLAVKIHNVLFPYRFSKSMIHSMKVIHQVDKKFLACLISTKDDELVEHTETKGNLLVLVDQHAAHERVRLENLIADSYADDPDVPGERCLCTSTILPPLGISLTEEEIRLLRSCQPHLRSLGLEVHFSRAADLKVFVGKVPLCFMEKESNELRRGRPSVIKPIAEEYLQEQIELLRSTGRVRGTLPLTVLKVLASLACHGAIKFNDTLSRDECHSLVASLSACQLPFQCAHGRPSIVPLVDVLHLDKDHTEVQKPNLRKLRRMYKAWKLYGNA